Within the Corallococcus exiguus genome, the region CTTCATCGCCGCGGGTGGCACCACGGGGATGATTGTCGGCCCGTTCCTGGTGGGCAGACTTGCGGAGCCGGTGGGGCCGGTGAACCTCATCCTCGTGTCCGCGGTGATGCTGGAGGTGAGCGCGCAGTGCGTGCGCCGCCTGGGCCACTGGGCCAGGGACGTGCAGCACCAGCCCGCCACGCGCGAGGGGCCGGTGGGCGGCGGGATGCTCGCGGGCTTGAGGCTCCTGGTGACGTCGCCGTTCCTGCTCGCGCTGGGGATGCAGGTGCTGCTGTACGCGGCGACCTCCACGTTCCTGTACTACCAGGAGGTGCAGCTGGTCGCGTCCCTGGCGAAGGACGCGGCGTCGCGCACGGCGGCGTTCGCGGACATCGACTTCTGGGTGCAGGTGCTGACGCTGGCCATCCAGACGCTCGTCACCGGGCGGGTCATCTCGCGTCTGGGATTGGGCGTGGCCATGGCGGTGGCGCCGGTGCTCACGCTGGTGGGCTTTGGGGTGCTCGCGTTCGCGCCGGTGCTGACGGTGCTCATCGCCGTGAAGTCGCTGCGGGGCGCGAGTCATTACGCACTGGAGCGTCCGTCGCGCGAAATCCTGTTCACCACGGTGGACCGCGAGGCCCGCTACAAGTCCAAGAGCTTCATCGACACGGTGGTGTACCGCGGCAGTGACACGCTGAGCGCGTGGCTGCAGGGCGGGCTCACCGCGTTGGGGCTGGGCATGACGGGCCTGTCGCTGGCGGCCGTGCCCGTGGCCGCGCTGTGGCTCGCGGTGGCCCTGTACCTGGCGCGTCAGCAACGCACGCGCGCCGCTGAAACCCTTCCGCAGACAAGCCTTCCTGGAGGAACCACGGCATGAAGCTGACCCGAAGAGGCGTGATTCAAGCAGCGGCCGCGCTGGGCGCGGTCCAGGTGTTGGGCTGTGCGTCGTCCCCCAAGGCGGGCCCAGGCTCGGCGTCTGATGACAAGGACACCGCCCCGGGCAAGCCCCTGAACATCCTCATCCTGGGCGGCACCCGGTTCCTGGGCCCCGCGCTGGTGCAGGTGGCGCAGGCGCGCGGCCACACGCTCACGCTCTTCAACCGCGGCAAGACCAACCCGGGCCTGTTCCCGGACGTGGAGAAGCTCCAGGGCGACCGAGACCCCAACAAGGGCGAGGGCCTGAAGGCGCTGGCGGGCCGCAAGTGGGACGCGGTCATCGACACGTCCGGCTACGTGCCGCGCCTCGTGAAGGCGTCCGCGGAGCTGCTCGCGCCCAACGTGGAGCAGTACGTCTTCATCTCCAGCATCTCCGTCTACAAGGAGATGACGAAGAAGGACCTCAACGAGTCCGACGCCGTGAGCACCCTCGCGGACGAGACCACGGAGGAGGTGGGCGAGGAGAGCTACGGCCCGCTCAAGGCGCTCTGCGAGAAGGCCGCGGAGACGGCGCTGCCCGGCCGCACGCTCAACATCCGCCCCGGCCTCATCGTGGGGCCGGATGACGGCTCCGACCGCTTCACCTACTGGCCGCTGCGCGTGGCGAAGGGCGGCGAGGTGCTGGCCCCCGGCGACGGCGAGGACCCGGTGCAGGTCATCGACGCGCGCGACCTGGCCGCGTTCATCATCCGGAACGTGGAGCGCCGCAGCATGGGCATCTTCAACGTCACCGGCCCGGTCCAGCCCATGAAGATGAAGGGCATGCTGGAGACCCTGCGGGAGGCGACCGGGAGCGACGCGCGCTTCACCTGGGTGGACAGCGCGTTCCTGGATCAGCACAAGGTGACGGCCTTCGGGGACATGCCCGCGTGGGTGCCGCGCACCGGGCCGGAGAGCGGCGTCGGCGCGGTGAGCATCGCCAAGGCCACGCAGGCGGGGCTCGTCACCCGGTCGCTCGCGGACACCGTGCGCGACACGCTGACCTGGTTCCACACGCTGCCGGCGGACCGTCAGGAGAAGCTGCGCGCGGGCCTGCCCGCCGAGCGTGAGAAGGAAGTGCTCTCCGCCTGGCACCAGTCGAAGGGCACCGCCAAGGCGGGCTGATCCACCGCGTCCGGATTCCAGGTGCCTGGCCGTGGAGCGGCCGGGCATCCGTTCCCGGGCCGCCAGGCAGCCAAGGGATAGCGGATGCTGGCCGGGCGCGTCATGCGTCCGCACCTTGTCCGCCATGGAACGCGTTCGGGACAGCAGGCATCACGTGGTCATCGTGGGAGCGGGCTTCGGCGGGCTTCAGGCCGCGAGGGCCCTGGGCAAGGCGCGCAACGTGCGGGTGACGGTGGTGGACCGCTACAACCACCACCTCTT harbors:
- a CDS encoding NTP/NDP exchange transporter is translated as MLKRFVDVRDEEVGAVLGAFVYFFTLMCGYAILRPIRNEMGTAGDVKHLPWLFTVTFVVMLLAVPAFSALVARYPRRVVVPRVYRFFLLNLLVFFALLKWGVAKESVARAFYVWLSVYNLFVVSIFWSFMADVFASDQGKRLFGFIAAGGTTGMIVGPFLVGRLAEPVGPVNLILVSAVMLEVSAQCVRRLGHWARDVQHQPATREGPVGGGMLAGLRLLVTSPFLLALGMQVLLYAATSTFLYYQEVQLVASLAKDAASRTAAFADIDFWVQVLTLAIQTLVTGRVISRLGLGVAMAVAPVLTLVGFGVLAFAPVLTVLIAVKSLRGASHYALERPSREILFTTVDREARYKSKSFIDTVVYRGSDTLSAWLQGGLTALGLGMTGLSLAAVPVAALWLAVALYLARQQRTRAAETLPQTSLPGGTTA
- a CDS encoding NAD-dependent epimerase/dehydratase family protein, with translation MKLTRRGVIQAAAALGAVQVLGCASSPKAGPGSASDDKDTAPGKPLNILILGGTRFLGPALVQVAQARGHTLTLFNRGKTNPGLFPDVEKLQGDRDPNKGEGLKALAGRKWDAVIDTSGYVPRLVKASAELLAPNVEQYVFISSISVYKEMTKKDLNESDAVSTLADETTEEVGEESYGPLKALCEKAAETALPGRTLNIRPGLIVGPDDGSDRFTYWPLRVAKGGEVLAPGDGEDPVQVIDARDLAAFIIRNVERRSMGIFNVTGPVQPMKMKGMLETLREATGSDARFTWVDSAFLDQHKVTAFGDMPAWVPRTGPESGVGAVSIAKATQAGLVTRSLADTVRDTLTWFHTLPADRQEKLRAGLPAEREKEVLSAWHQSKGTAKAG